Proteins co-encoded in one Rattus rattus isolate New Zealand chromosome 5, Rrattus_CSIRO_v1, whole genome shotgun sequence genomic window:
- the Gjd2 gene encoding gap junction delta-2 protein encodes MGEWTILERLLEAAVQQHSTMIGRILLTVVVIFRILIVAIVGETVYDDEQTMFVCNTLQPGCNQACYDRAFPISHIRYWVFQIIMVCTPSLCFITYSVHQSAKQRERRYSTVFLALDRDPAESIGGPGGTGGGGSGGSKREDKKLQNAIVNGVLQNTETTSKETEPDCLEVKELAPHPSGLRTAARSKLRRQEGISRFYIIQVVFRNALEIGFLVGQYFLYGFSVPGLYECNRYPCIKEVECYVSRPTEKTVFLVFMFAVSGICVVLNLAELNHLGWRKIKLAVRGAQAKRKSVYEIRNKDLPRVSVPNFGRTQSSDSAYV; translated from the exons ATGGGGGAATGGACCATCTTGGAGAGGCTGCTGGAAGCCGCGGTGCAGCAGCACTCCACTATGATTGGGAG GATCCTGTTGACTGTGGTGGTGATCTTCCGGATACTCATTGTGGCCATTGTAGGGGAGACGGTGTACGATGATGAGCAGACCATGTTTGTGTGCAACACCCTGCAGCCCGGCTGTAACCAGGCCTGTTATGACCGCGCCTTTCCCATCTCCCATATACGTTACTGGGTCTTCCAGATCATAATGGTGTGCACCCCCAGTCTCTGTTTCATCACCTATTCTGTGCATCAATCTGCCAAGCAGAGAGAACGCCGGTACTCGACTGTCTTCCTAGCCCTGGACAGAGACCCTGCTGAGTCTATAGGGGGACCTGGAGGAACTgggggtggtggcagtggtgggagCAAGCGAGAAGATAAGAAGTTGCAAAATGCCATTGTCAATGGGGTGCTGCAGAACACAGAGACCACCAGTAAGGAGACAGAACCAGATTGCTTAGAGGTTAAAGAGCTGGCTCCACATCCATCTGGGCTGCGCACAGCAGCAAGGTCCAAGCTTCGAAGACAGGAAGGTATCTCCCGCTTCTACATCATCCAAGTGGTGTTTCGAAATGCTCTGGAGATTGGGTTTCTGGTGGGCCAGTACTTTCTATATGGCTTCAGTGTCCCAGGGTTGTATGAGTGCAACCGCTACCCCTGCATCAAGGAGGTAGAATGTTATGTGTCTAGACCTACGGAGAAGACGGTCTTTCTGGTGTTCATGTTTGCTGTGAGCGGCATTTGTGTGGTGCTCAATCTGGCTGAACTTAACCATCTGGGATGGCGGAAGATCAAACTGGCTGTCCGGGGAGCCCAGGCCAAGAGGAAGTCAGTCTATGAGATTCGTAACAAAGACCTGCCAAGAGTCAGTGTTCCCAATTTCGGCAGGACTCAGTCCAGTGACTCCGCCTATGTGTGA